One Proteinivorax tanatarense DNA segment encodes these proteins:
- the rpmH gene encoding 50S ribosomal protein L34, with product MKRTYQPKVRRRKKNHGFLKRMKTKAGRNVIKRRRAKGRKKLSA from the coding sequence ATGAAAAGAACTTACCAACCCAAAGTAAGACGTCGTAAGAAAAATCACGGGTTTTTAAAAAGAATGAAAACAAAAGCTGGACGCAATGTAATTAAGCGTCGTCGTGCAAAAGGTAGAAAAAAATTAAGTGCATAG